The window gtaccagaaagtccccttttataggttctcacttaatccagactctacatacttaatttcatatttctagccaataacaaaacattagtgctgctctcgctctgctactcttgctctgctgctcttgctctgctttgcttttataaacaaattacaataacaatatttaccgtattgttatgtattttgtttttgttttttgcagtttctgtctgagcatgaataaaaaatctaaattttatatgaaattttcagaggttgtctcggttttttgctcatatctccgttatttatggaccgattttgctgattttaaatagcgttcttgccggtcgtatgtctgatagaattatggaagattcggatctcgcagatatctggggtcttctaaaaactgatttcaacaaacatacagacagacagacagatagacagacagacagacagacggacagacagacagacagacagacagacggacatggcttaatcatctccgctacctataaggatccagaatatatatactttatagggtcggaaaattatattatagaaattacaaacggaatgacaaacttatatatacccttctcacgaaggtgaagggtataaatattagaaattgtACTTACTTTTCATGTTCCTTATTCATTTTCtccaattttttttcgaatttttttttttcaaaacaaaccaGCTATTTAGTTCATATTTGTCACACGAAAATAGAGCACGCTCTAATCGAAAAAAATAGGTAAGGTTCATAGGATGATGTATACatcatcaaatccgaagaaatacacctaagccACAATctggcctgttgtgcgcttatcatgagaagaaaaaaaggaactgaatgaattatttttcagtgttcagaaactgtGTGTGTGTCCACGCAGAATTCGCACTATCATACTatcttcagacttgctcattttgagtagattttccgccttgctctcatcagggtcatcccataggattttcgtggttatACCCagtgttttattattccaagaagtcttatgagattctctcatccatattttatgttcagcttttgttgcgtcgaatggttttgcatttgtcaggttaactgcctcgagctcccttcctttaaagctattccattcgctctttcgttaccgactactcccgagtggacTGGTACctatatgatgtgaaccttacctctgggagagtatttatttaaagcttatttacaatccaatacggtcttagttagttagttagtaacggtggtatatttctgcttctggattttctatatagaaccccagccaaactttatcccccaatttagaaccatgcgtgtaacaacggattcctactggtatttgctctaatgttccgcttgaccaagacattctatctgggatcagcgtttcaaagttttcgacatattctgtgtctggtatacgatcaggcacgtccgatgattgtgtataactttCCAATgtatccagtatacattgatgacttCTGCATTACAAAATAGTTAACTTGcagttagttttaaaatttcggTTATTTACTTTggtaaataccaaattttggGATAGTTCTGCATTACATTCTAGTTAGCTTATATTCAGTCTGTAAAAATTaactagaaatttatttttttcgtagtCAACTACAAAATTGCTGGCAGGGTTTTTTTTAAGCTGTGTGTGTTGTTTATGCTTCTTCTACTTGAATGATTTGTGGTAGATATTACTAACACATTAACAAGTTTGATCAAAATTTTGACGTGTGGCCATACAGTTTAACgaattgttatacccttcaccttcgtaaaaATGGTATACATATATTATGGTGGCCCGCAAAATGGAAGTTGCTGATGTTCCCACCTAAagtgaaaatttagtttattctaAGATACCATTTCTCAAAACATATGTACTGACGTCAATGTTTGGTGAGCTGGATCtaaggaaaaaaatctttttttaggtttttataacttttttcatatttatgacAAATATATCATATATATCATACGAAAGGGGggttttaaaacgttttttctgtttttcgaAATTTCATTTCCCGGGAAAACttgatttattttgaaatttcccaGGGTCCGGGGAATTCACgcctaaaagaaattttaagagtATTTCAGTCATTTCAATGCAATTTCGTATTATTATtgtgatatttattaaattaaaagaggTTAAGAGGATTTCTCGTTCCGGGAATTCCTGTGGAAAACACTAATTAGTATACGCCCTGtttcaactaactaactaggcttcgaaaatttaaataaaatttgatctaGATTGAATTTTGGAAAACCGAAAAAACCGTTGATTACTGTCTATTAATTTTAACGAATTGTATGAAATGTATCtgtgttaaaatgtaaaaaatctaaaaattattatttcaattactTTTGTTGTTTCACAAACATTTCTGGTATGTCATTGAAAGCGCTTCTCAAGGACCaatgtttcatattttttctttggaaGGAATATGGTAAAAATCATAAGAAACTCATACAAGGACCTTTTCAACCTTTGTTCCACATAACCAAATatatattagagtgctccaaaaaactaagtttcgaattttgcacgcccccccctaaaattgttctacgggttataaaaataagtcatgcaaaaaattaggtcaataggactacgttaactggtgccgcaacggctctgaagtttgatgatgcatttacaaggggaaaatatgcattttttcagttttcttaaaagttttgtcattaaataatttgttttgtgttttattgtcagagaatcgtaatgtacacagaattagccttacaaaaagataaaaaacacaaaaattggttgaaaaatgtaaaagttattataaaatccccaggccattatcttgtctcagagcacttgaattcgaaatgtgataaaaaaataaacatatttttgaaaatattctaataaaacaataattgtattacttaaaatacatctgtagttacttgaatatgagtttttatccttatagaataacgtaaacctgttctaagctatggtcgaaaaattttgatatttttaacggtcgtttcaaaattcaaattttagtttttttgatactttgtgaaacaaatttcaatattaggtcaatacctcttatattgtaaatatcggttgttaataaattaatttcttaagttttattataacctacctaaaaatagaaacaatttcaactagtttccatcaaaaattgcaaatattacaaaatttgacctttgacctttaaagtttatgtgtTAATGGCGTCTAAATTgtatgaaactcttgatttttatttagaaatatgtggactaataaatttacaaaaggtttcaattaatgttttctaaattataaatgaaaattctcattttcaattgatCTTTTCAAAATGTTAAGTGAAAAATCCCAatttcaattggaattttctaaatttcaaatggaaaatcACATTTACAATTGAGTTTTTTTGAACTACTGTTGAAAATGGTGTATAAGGATAAAAACTCATATGTATTCAAGTAAgcacagatgtattttaagtatacaattgttttattagaatattttcaaaaatatgttataacatTATAAACGTATTTACGAGAACGGAAAACTCCGtcccgcgagagagatgaatgatattctttctctttctctcacgcaaaatcaaaagtttcccaagaaatgtttcctagtgtggaccggcagttagaTGGAGACTCAAAAAGCGTGCGACAATTTTTGTTAGTGTTGCCATATTTATGATTCTTAAACGTtgtctttattattttgttttataatatttacgtttattttttaaaaatttgtgaattaaatgttgtgttaaatatgtttaacaaatatactttaaattatacaaataacgaccaattggttattaaaatttgattttagttgagaaatattgttatttttatagctatttatttaattatttatattcgcgtcgatttagctatgtccgttctTCTGGCGGctgactggctgtccatgtaaaccttgtacgctAGGTACAGGTCACAATAAAATCGATCaattatttaacctagcccccataacaGACGGATATTGACGGATCGTGTTCCATATCACAGATAACCCCAATTTTCTGAAATCCAAAATTcgtatcaatatttataatggatCACGTGATAAATATTGAACGTGTAGCATGTTTTGAGATATCGATCACgatacatttgtaaaatttggaaaaataaatataataaaacaaataaaaatgaaatatcgtTTCAAAAGTGGCATTTGTTTAAACATCCGCAGACCCGTATACcataaaatattccaaatacTGACGTAAAAAATATCGCACGTGTAGCATACCCGACGTATTCATCAATTCATTTAAATGCGTCGTGATCCAaatagatcaatatatattgAACGTGTGCCAGTACCCTAAGGACACTAGTACACGTTCAATATATATTGATCAATATGGATCACGACCCATTTTAATAGATTGATAAATACCTAGGTATGCTAcacttttgtttctttattttatttttccgaattttacaaatttatcgtAATTGATATCGCAAAACATGCTACACATTCAATATTTATCACGTGATTTGGTAAGAATTTTGTAATTCTGTAATCCAAAATTCGTATCAATAAATATAATGGATCACGTGATAAATATTGAACGTGTAGCAAGATTTGGAATATCAATCTCtatacatttgtaaaatttggaaaactaaggagtgagatcgaaaaattcttaacatacatatatgtttataaaaaaaaccactaaacttacagctttattttttttatttgatgaaaattattattacaatttacaaaaaaaaatatatttttatagttttaatcaccagtgatgaaattttgaacccttttcggaaacccttccattaacgtttttatagtgctttctgtcactttgctcgaacatgtagtccatctccgtttaaagtctaccacacttttggacaccttttttgtactcttcaattctcttttaacaagagcccaatatctctccactggccttaactccgggcagtttggaggatttgcctctcttggtacaaataccacattattgttcttgtaccactcaagggcttgtttaccataatgacaggatgccaagtcaggccaaaaataagtggacacattatgaagtctttttgtactctgtttttggcctctaaatttttagcagcgttcctgtcagaaactttttgagccttgtatgtttttaaacctgcattagctttaacttttcgtaccaaatagtccgagcactgagctaaccgagctgctttcctaccggatgtgttgggagctctttttatttttatttttttttattttatttattgaaacagTAATATAAAAAGCCTCATTAAGGTCAATAAAACTTATATTacaaaggtatttttcctgaatattatttaaatacaatccACTGAGCAATAAGTTTACATAACATACGAGTTTATTAATTGATTCCCCTGGTTTAAAAGCaaattgttttatgtaaaaGTCTTAGCATATCGATCCCAAAGCAACATATATGTACCTTTATATAatcattaagttttaattaaaaaaaatagttataggCCTAAAATCATATGTTAGAAAAAGTCGATAACAATTTTAGGCGAAATGCATTATTGGAGTGGGAAAACACACGAAGTTCTAAGGGCAAAACGTTCCATATACGAGCCACTCTGacaacaaaagatttttcaaataatgAGTTATTAATCCTAGGTATACAAATTTGTGGATTTCTAGacgtatgtaaaaaattaaaccgAGAACAGAGTTGAATAGATACTCCCCACTTGACAGctttataaaaaaggaataaattcCGGAGgtgaatgaaattattaaaatcacagCCAAGAAAGCGTCTAACATATTCCGATACATGATCATATCTATGAACACCATACACATAGCGTATAATCGTATTAACAATTCGATTTAATACAGAAGTAGTAGGGGCCAAAGCACCCGAAAAAATCTCAAGGCCATATAAAATCTGGGGCGTTAATACAGTACGTGCCAAAAGAAGCCTCACACGGTAAGGCAAATATACACTTGTTGAATAGAACCTTCGCAAAATATTAGTGACTCTAAAACCAACGTGGTCAACATGGTTGGAGAAACGTAAATGCCTGTCAATATAAACACCTAAACATCTCACACAATCAACCACTTCAATGGAATAACCACCAATGGAAATATCAAGTCCGTGCAGAAACCGCTCAGAATCTCCAAATAACAATGCCTTGGTTTTTGAAttattcactgaaaaataattttgtgagGACCACAATAAAAAtctcaaaagagaattattaATCTCCGATCTAAAATAATCATCCTCACTACGTATACCAGTACACAGTAACATTACATCATCCGCGAATATGTAGGgtttacaaaaatagttttccaCAAAACTTGGAAGGTCATTAACATAGAGAATGAACAGAAGGGGACCCAAAACAGAGCCCTGTGGGACACCAGAGGAAAGGCGAAGAAGGTTGGAATAGTTACCATTCATCTCAACAAATTGAAATCTATCAAACAAATAAGAATATATTATCTTACATgctgttttagaaaaattaaaaaatgttcttagCTTTCTTACCATTACACAATAATTAACTGAGTTAAATGCCTTAGCTAAATCAAGGGAAACAAGAGCCACTACATCATCATTGTTCAGACTTAATCTCACATCATCACTCAGGTTAAGAAGTAGTGATGTCGTATTATGGCCACGACGAAATGCATATTGACATGAAACAATTTGATCATTAGTAAAGGAAAGAATCTGATCTTTCAAAATATTCTCTACAGCCTTAGATAGTGAAGGAAGAATTGAAATTGGCCTTAAATCTTCAACATTACGAAAATGGCCAGATTTAGCTATAGGTATAACACGTGCCTTCTTCCAGGCTGAAGGAAACACAGAAGTAGTTAGTATAGTGTTGACATGATGGACAAGAATCAAagaaatgcgttctatttttttggctttagaaacatcatgtggaccattccttctacctgaaccaggttttctatcaactgacaagttctgccggtactgtttaataacattggaaacagtttgacggcagacctttgtatgcttggctaactttttgtaagaccaagttgggtttagttgaaaatatttaataatttcagtacgcacttttttctggtcactcactttaatcagattaacaaaaaataatataattgacattacacataataactgacatgtttttcaaaggtaacttgatcaaaaaaaaaaaatcaaataatactttggttgaaaaatgtaatgaaaaacgtgtgttaagaatttttcgatctcactccttaatgtgttgtttctagataacgaGTGATAGTTTgagttgaaatttatttttttttgttataataacaaaatacaagtaaaatttttgctCAAACTACTCGAtcggtatctagaaacagcacataaataaaataaaccaaattaaactTATAGCATGTTTCTACATAACGAGTCACTCAAAAATTTCATCCTAATGAgtgtaaaaatttgatttaggtttctgtatattttattgagtgaaaacgtaaaagttatttttatatttcaaaacgaTAGGTAAAGTATGTCAAAAACAcgattagaaaaaatattcgttagaataattttgaattgagttttgtttttaaatagtgAAATAATCATGGATTCAGATAATAAAAAatggtaaatatatgtatatttggaGTAATAGTTGAAAACAATGTTTATAACCGTTGGAAATTTGCAGTGTCAAAAAGACCACTGTAATTCAGTTCCAAAAGTTAGTTGCTTCAATGGAAGAATTTCCTAATCTCGCAAAAGGAAGCCCTACATTTGGAAGTAGCCGAGCTGCAGTGGAGGAAACATGGGACAAAGTGGCACAGAGAATAAATGCTTACGGACCCCCGGAAAGAAATGGATCCGAGTGgaaaaaagtattatatataattattaaatcaaTTGATAAATTAATGATAGATCTTTCCTAGATATGGCAAGATTTAAAATGCaggttgaaaaagaaaattgcagACAACAAAGGCCTTAACGGAACTGGTGGTGGCCCatgttctttaaataatttaacggCTTTGGAATTAGACATCGATAAGATATGCCACCTCACATCAGCTGCCGCACCTGGTGGACTTTGTTTCGGAGTGCCTTCGTCAAATAAAGTACTTGATATATCGACTAACCAACGGGAATAACAACATCAAACACATCCAAAAGACAAATTTTATGCATACAGAACAATAACATAGAATGTTATCCCTTGCGCTCTATACAAACCCCAAATGTCACAGATATACTAACTCTATTACCCCCCAAACAACCATTAAAATCTCCGATCCTTACGCCACAAtcacttaaaactaaatatttatcaatgcgaacagaaaacaacaaaatcgaTAACACGAACCTCTACCCTCATTTCAAacacataaaaaaagaaagaaaggcGAAAACTATGCAGAAAAATTTCATCTTTTACGTCAACAGGtggaaatacaaaataaaacactttttattttggATAAACAAGCAGAAGCTGCTAAAAGTAATAGTGAAGCATCAAAGATTCAAGCCGATGCTGCAAAAGCTCAGGCTGATGCTATGAAAACTCAGGCCGAAGCTCTTAGAGAAATTGCCGATGCTTCAAAAGTTATAGCTAACGCTTTGGTGGATATCATTAAACACTTAAAATATGAAGAAGAATgaagcaaacatatttttttgatttcgcATTtacaaaatgcatttttattattatataagtaattagttaaattaaaaaaaaatattaattttataacaaattcctCGAAATTTCATTTCTCATAGAAGTTGCCACTGTTgagtcttcagaaaatgtttcaaaagaaaaaaaattatattcatcaTCATTTATGTTGTCGTTCTCAGGAATTTGccagttatttttataaaaaatgcaaatgttATGCAAAGTGCAACATgcgtttattatttttgtagttttttctgGACTATAATGTAGTCCCCTTGAACCAATTATTGCTCGAAATCTGTTTTTCAAAACGCCATTACATCTTTCTATAACATTTCTAATTTTACAAtgcttttcattatatttttttcataaagttcTGTTGGATTTCTGTAGGGGGTCATCATATAAGGCAGTAATTTGTAACCAGAATCTCCTGTTAAAGAAACTTAGGTAAATtgcttattaattaaatatttaattctaaattattATACCTAGGAGCCATGTGTTTCTCCttccatttaaataatttgatttaaaataatgttccGCTGCACTTTGGTTCCAAATAAAAGAATCATGATTAGCTCCTGGATGTCTTGCGTCCACATATGTTATGACCATATTATGATCACATatctattatcaaaaaaatatgcaCAGAATGTATGGTATAGTAtagtaagtattttaaaaataatagatGTTTCAAGTATGTAATAAAGCTTACCAACATCACGTTTATACTAAAATAACCCTTACGGTTATAGTATAAATGATTTCTTTCGTTTCCAGGTGCCTTTATTCGTCACATCAACACAACCCACGACCCCTGGTATTCCACcataattatagaaaaactctTTCACTTCACTATCATTGTTATCTTCTAGTTTTATCCATTTTGAACACAAGTACCTTTCGAATATTTCTAACAATTCAGTTATTACCTTGGACACTTGCGATTTTGATATGGACGAAAAACATTCATTTCCAATTGATGTTTGATAACCTCCCGTAgccagaaataataaaaatgttgcaagtTTGGTAGGTGCTGTATTTCGATATGCCACTTTTAAATTTGGCGTTATTTCTTCAAGTAACATCACAAACACTTCCTTATTGACTCGAAAGCTAGCAATAAATCTAAATTCCTTTGTATGAATAAGGATTTATTACACATTATGTCCATTCTCTTACCGTTCTTCTGGAAGATCTAAAACATTTGTGGCATCTCGTATATTCCTCCGACAAAGCCGTGTATCATCGTTATCACTTTCACTTGAATCGCTATCCAGACTTATGGCAATTGATCCAAACATATTtatgtgctgtttctagataccgagcgagtagtttgagttaaaattttacttgtattttgttattgtaacaaaaacaaaatacaagtaaaactattttattttttaataatttatttatatg of the Lucilia cuprina isolate Lc7/37 chromosome 2, ASM2204524v1, whole genome shotgun sequence genome contains:
- the LOC124421345 gene encoding putative nuclease HARBI1, with the protein product MLICDHNMVITYVDARHPGANHDSFIWNQSAAEHYFKSNYLNGRRNTWLLGDSGYKLLPYMMTPYRNPTELYEKNIMKSIVKLEML
- the LOC124418879 gene encoding uncharacterized protein LOC124418879 is translated as MFGSIAISLDSDSSESDNDDTRLCRRNIRDATNVLDLPEERFIASFRVNKEVFVMLLEEITPNLKVAYRNTAPTKLATFLLFLATGGYQTSIGNECFSSISKSQVSKVITELLEIFERYLCSKWIKLEDNNDSEVKEFFYNYGGIPGVVGCVDVTNKGTWKRKKSFIL